Proteins from a genomic interval of Equus quagga isolate Etosha38 chromosome 11, UCLA_HA_Equagga_1.0, whole genome shotgun sequence:
- the MIS12 gene encoding protein MIS12 homolog — translation MSVDPMTYEAQFFGFTPQTCMLRIYIAFQDYLFEVMQAVEQVILKKLDGIPDCEISPVQIRKCTEKFLCFMKGRFDTLFGKMEQLFLQLILRIPPNILLPEDKSQEMHPCSEEEFQLLQKEIEQLQEKYKTELCTKQALLAELEEQKIVQAKLKQTLALFDELENVGRDHGTSDFRESLVFLVQNSRKLQNIRDNVEQESKRLKVS, via the coding sequence ATGTCTGTCGATCCAATGACCTATGAGGCCCAGTTCTTTGGCTTCACGCCACAAACTTGCATGCTTAGGATCTACATTGCATTTCAAGACTACCTGTTTGAAGTGATGCAGGCTGTTGAACAGGTTATTCTGAAGAAGTTGGATGGCATCCCAGACTGTGAGATTAGCCCAGTCCAGATTCGTAAATGCACAGAGAAGTTTCTTTGCTTCATGAAAGGGCGTTTTGATACCCTTTTCGGCAAAATGGAGCAGCTGTTTTTACAGTTAATTTTACGCATTCCCCCAAACATCTTGCTTCCGGAAGATAAATCTCAGGAGATGCATCCTTGTAGTGAGGAAGAATTCCAGCTTCTCCAAAAAGAAATTGAACAGTTACAGGAGAAGTATAAGACTGAATTATGCACTAAGCAGGCCCTTCTTGCAGAGTTAGAAGAGCAGAAAATTGTTCAGGCCAAACTGAAACAGACACTGGCTTTGTTTGATGAGCTTGAAAATGTTGGCAGAGATCATGGGACTAGTGATTTTAGAGAGAGCTTGGTATTCCTGGTCCAGAACTCCAGAAAACTACAGAATATTAGAGACAATGTGGA